The Verrucomicrobiota bacterium genomic interval GGGGGGGGGGTTTTTTTTTTTTTGTTGGGGTTCTCTCTTTCCTGGTTTGGTGGGGGGGGGTGGGGGGGGGGGGTGGGTGTTGTGTCCCCCCCCCCCCCCCCCCCCCCCCCCCCGCCCCCCCCCCCCCGGCCCACCGAGGCTGGGCGGTTTTTACGCGGACGCGAGGGGAGCGGCAGTGGTCTGGTGTGGAGTGCCCCCCTTATACCAAGCTCCAGAATTCACTAGTAGAATGGAGGGAAGGTGATGTGGGGAAGAGGCGCTGAAGCGCGGGGAAGGAAGAGCCGGTGTCTTTCGAGCCAGCCTTGCGTTGCTCCTCGGTTACGGTGCCTGCACCGCGCCCTTGTCGCGCCTTGGTCTGGCCCGAAATCCACTCGGCCATTCTACCAGCCAATTCTGCAGCTTGGTATTAGAAGGCCGTGGGGGGCTCGGCTTGCGGTTGCTCGCGGGGGTCCAGGAAGTCGAGAACGACCATGCGGTGATCGGATTCCTGGGTGCGGACGGTTCTCTGTCTCACGGGGCGAAGCTCCGGGGTGAGCCAGAGTTGGTCGATGCGGTGGAGGGGGAGTTGGTTGCTGAAGGTGTTGGGCCAGCCGGTGCCGGCGAGGGGGTAGGCGTCTTGGAAATGCGGGTTGAGCGCGTCCATGGCCCGGTCGCCTGCCGGGGCATTGAAGTCGCCTCCCAAGAGACAGGGCAGGCCACCGCTGAATTCCAGACGCTCCCGGGCCAGGGTGCGGACTTGCTCGCTGCGGACGAGGCGATTCCGGTAGTGCGCTCGCCAGGTGTCCAGGCTGAAGAGGTTGACCTCGGTCACGGCGGGGAGGAGGTGAAGAGCGACCAAATGATATTCGCGACCATCGAGAAAGCGGGTTTTGACCTGGAGGTGACGCTGGGAAGCGCTCCGCTTTTCCTGAAAGATGCGCCCTCGCGAGAGGATGGCGCAGTAGGCGGTGGTGCGGAAGTCGCCCTCGCCTCCAAAGAGTTCACGGACCAAGCGGGAGAGTTCTTGAGGAGCGGGTTGTTCCTGGAGGAAGACGATGTCGGGCTTCCAAGCGAGGATTTCCTGGGAGGAGAGCGCGCTGCGACCCTTGCAGTTGAGGGTGAGACAGCGGAGGACGGGCTTTCCTTCGAAGGGAGCGGCGGGGCCCGGCTCTGGTTTCTCGTGAAAGAGGCGCGCGAGTCCATGTCGCTCGTCTGCCACCAGCACCCCGGTCACGACCCAAATGAGGCCCACTACGAGGGCGAAACGCCCTTTGAAAAGGAGCCCGGATAGGAGGCAAAGGAGGATTCCGGCCAGCACCCAAACTGTCAGGGGAAAGACGGTGATGGCGGCCGCTTTGTCCGGTCGGAAGATGAAGCAAAAGCTGATGAGGGCGTGGAGCGCCAGGGCCGAGAGCGGGATGGCAAAGCGAAGTAAGGAGAGCATGGCGTTCGCTTAGTGGCCCAAGGTGCAGCCGATTTTCAGAAACCCAGCCCAGGGGGCAGGGGCAGGCCTTGGGCGGCGTCCCCGATTCGTTCTTGGGACAGTTGGCGGGCTTTTTTCTGGATCTGTTGCACGCCGCTTAGGAGCAGGTCTTGGAGCAATTCGATGTCTTCGGAGTCGATGGCCTCAGGCGAGATTTTGATGCCCGTGATTTCCCCGGTCCCGGAGCCGGTCACTTGAACCGTCCCTCCGCCGACGCTGGCCTCGACCACTTCCTGGGCGAGGCCTTCTTGAGCAGTCT includes:
- a CDS encoding YbaB/EbfC family nucleoid-associated protein, translated to MNIQKMMQQVQQMQKDMQTAQEGLAQEVVEASVGGGTVQVTGSGTGEITGIKISPEAIDSEDIELLQDLLLSGVQQIQKKARQLSQERIGDAAQGLPLPPGLGF
- a CDS encoding endonuclease/exonuclease/phosphatase family protein, with the translated sequence MLSLLRFAIPLSALALHALISFCFIFRPDKAAAITVFPLTVWVLAGILLCLLSGLLFKGRFALVVGLIWVVTGVLVADERHGLARLFHEKPEPGPAAPFEGKPVLRCLTLNCKGRSALSSQEILAWKPDIVFLQEQPAPQELSRLVRELFGGEGDFRTTAYCAILSRGRIFQEKRSASQRHLQVKTRFLDGREYHLVALHLLPAVTEVNLFSLDTWRAHYRNRLVRSEQVRTLARERLEFSGGLPCLLGGDFNAPAGDRAMDALNPHFQDAYPLAGTGWPNTFSNQLPLHRIDQLWLTPELRPVRQRTVRTQESDHRMVVLDFLDPREQPQAEPPTAF